ACGACCCGGACGCCCGCCCGTGTCCAGCTCAAGGCCGACACCGGGCTGGGGCGGAACGGCTGCCAGCCCGGCGGCGACTGGGCCGCGCTGGTCGGCGCAGCCCTGCGCGCCGAGCGGGACGGACTCATCCGCATCACCGGGCTCTGGTCGCACTTCGCCTGCGCCGACGAGCCCGGGCATCCCTCCATCGACGCCCAGCTCACCCGCTTCCGGGAGATGGTGTCGTACGCCGAACAGCAGGGCGTGCGCCCCGAGGTGCGGCACCTCGCCAACTCGCCCGCCACCCTCACGCTGCCCGAGAGCCACTTCGACCTCGTCCGCACCGGGATCGCCGTCTACGGCATCTCGCCCAGCCCTCAGATCGGCGGCCCGGCCGACTTCGGACTGCGGCCGGTGATGACGCTGTCGGCGTCCCTCGCGCTGGTCAAGCATGTTCCGGGGGGTCACGGCGTCAGTTACGGGCATCGCTACACCACGTCCGGCGAGACGACCCTCGGCCTGGTGCCCGTGGGCTACGCGGACGGCATCCCGCGGCACGCCTCCGGGACCGGGCCGGTCATGATCGGCGGCAAGTGGCGTACGGTCGCGGGACGGATCGCGATGGATCAGTTCGTCGTGGACCTCGGCGGAGACGAGCCCGGGGCCGGGACCGAGGCGGTCCTCTTCGGGGCAGGCGACCGCGGTGAGCCCACCGCGGAGGACTGGGCGCAGGCCGCGGGCACCATCGCGTACGAAATCGTCACCCGCATCGGAACGCGAGTTCCCCGCGTCTATGTGAATGAGGAACAAGCGGGGTAGACGCCAGGAGGCGTGCACCACAGTCAGCGACAGCCATCCGGCGACCAGCAGTACGGCGAAGAGGAGCGATTCGTGAGCGAGAGCAGTGCGGAGGCCGTAGCGAACGCCGCCTCGGTGGCCGTCGCCTCCGCCACGGGGGCGGCCGGGAACTGGCGCCGGGTGACCGGTATCGCGGGCGCCGCGATCGGCGTGGTCGCCGCGGGTGCGGCGGCCGGCGTCGCGATAGAGCGCATGACGGTCGGGCGCGGGATGCGGCAG
This genomic window from Streptomyces sp. DG2A-72 contains:
- the alr gene encoding alanine racemase; the protein is MTENAPPPTAPLRAHAEIDLAALRANVRALRALAPGAELMAVVKSDAYGHGAVPCARAAVEAGATWLGTATPDEALALRAAGVPGRIMCWLWTPGGPWREAIEADLDVSVSAMWALQEVTSAARQTTTRTPARVQLKADTGLGRNGCQPGGDWAALVGAALRAERDGLIRITGLWSHFACADEPGHPSIDAQLTRFREMVSYAEQQGVRPEVRHLANSPATLTLPESHFDLVRTGIAVYGISPSPQIGGPADFGLRPVMTLSASLALVKHVPGGHGVSYGHRYTTSGETTLGLVPVGYADGIPRHASGTGPVMIGGKWRTVAGRIAMDQFVVDLGGDEPGAGTEAVLFGAGDRGEPTAEDWAQAAGTIAYEIVTRIGTRVPRVYVNEEQAG